DNA from Strix aluco isolate bStrAlu1 chromosome 2, bStrAlu1.hap1, whole genome shotgun sequence:
CATGGCTATTTTAAATGACTGAGTACCTTCCAGCTTCTGTCGTTTACCACTTCTTCAACATTCAGCTCCGACTGCATCAGTTTCAACTGCAGAAAGTAACAGAAAGAGGGTTATTGTCAAACAGGCCTCCCTGCAGCCGTCATTATTTACTACAGTGGCAACTTTCTAGACCACAACCCCAGGACCAGCTGCATGTCCCCTCCGATGGTGCAAAATGAAGGGCACGATGTGTAATCCTCCTGAAAGCCTGGCCAATACTCGGGGAGACCGAAGTCTGCAAGGGCATGGTGAAGGCAGACTTGCCATGCAAGCCTGGCAGAGGTAGCTCCTGATTACTAACGCTCTGTTCTTAAATATTGCCCGTCAAGATTTGCCAGCAATTAACTGATTAACGTTGATGGCTTCACAGACAAAAATAACTACACTTAATTCAAGCACTCGGCACAGGGAATGCCAGTGCTGGGGTTAGCTCTGCAGCCCTGAGTTGTCAATTCCTCCACACAGGCATTATTAGAGTAGTATAGGGAGCTGCCAACAAAGCTAGGACTGAACACAGACCTCAGATTCTGGATTTAAAATTAAGATCATAAAGAGAGCTTCTCTGCTTCCTTTGCGGTCTATTCTGTGCACTGACCAAAAAAGGGTCTACAAGAACAGACCACGTATGTTCACGCTATCTGAACCAGTTAATGTTATGTGATCACAGTAGGACAAATCAGGTTTACACAGATGCAAAAGCTCCGGCAAGAGCTACCACAATGCACAGTTCCTCAGCACTCACTCAATCCATGAGAAATCCCTTTGTTTTGCACCCATTAGAAATTCCAAGGGGCTGGTGTGACAGTTGTGTTCAGGTGACCTGTGGTAATTTAACCCTGCCACAAGGCCCTGAAGCAATAGTAGGAGATATAAGAACCATCTGCCATTTTTTCCTACATTTAGGATGTACTTTTGTTGGAGTCTTTAACGCAACAGACTGACGATCGGAGTTTATCCATTTCAAAGACATGGTTCCAATTAGAGTTGGTGAACAGAGGTGCAAGCCAAGACAGCAATCCCATCAAAAACCTTCCAAGTAAGATGTCCAGACACACAGAGCTACTACAGTTGGTGGATGGACTTTTACCTACTCAACAGGACTTCAAACTGTTTGAAATAACAACCCAGCATCCACAGAGAGACTAGATGACCAGGACTAGTCTCTATGAAATAACCCAGAAGATCCCTGGCAGTTCAGAGAAAGGTTTTTCCTGCTGGAGGATGTGAATAGGTTTATAATCATCTGGACTGTCACATTAATTGCCTTTGACACCAAGCCTAAGTAAAACTACTATTTTAGCCTTTTCCTCAGAGTTACAGACCTAAACACCAATATAGCATCAATCAACATGGCTACAGAGGAggatttgttgttgtttctaaAATATACTCTGACATTTTAACAAGTTTTCCTAACTCACTTGATAAAGCTAATAATCACGATACTGTATGTTTTGGATTTCCAGAATTTATTTGGTTGGATATTTTGACACTTCATTCAAGTAAAGATGATAAAAAATTAATACGATAATCCAGTGATGTGTTAATGTAAGCGGATTCAAACAATTGGCTGCCAGACTGACACTACTCCAAGTTTTCTTATTCAGTGACCTCAAAGTAATAATTTTGGATGAAGTCCTCCAATATGTACCATTAGCAGGGTAACAGAAACACAAATAACAAGAGAAACCAGCTCAGTATCGCAACCAAGTGAATATACATTTGAAATGCATAATCTTAAATGTAGGATGTGTTCTATCAAGATAGGTTATTTGAGCtgtaggaaaaacagaaaaacaactttcacacaagaaccaaaaaaaaaaaaaagcgggggaCTACACCTCATAAAGTCCAACTGCAAATTTGAGGCCATCTCATCAAAAGATTTCTGGGATGTTTCCAAATCATGGATTGCTTTTAACATTTGAGATTACCTCCAATTATTAAACATTATCACTGTGATCCTCCTCATGGTTTCAGTGATAGGTTTTGGGCTCAATAATTAAACGATTTAAAGAACTGGCTCTGCAAACAAAATTTGTAGAAAATACTAAGCTACCATTCTAGTTTTCCAAACTAATAGGGATGCTTGTTAGCAGTTCCACAAGTGAAGCTTTAAGAATAAAACCACTTGCCTGTCACCTGCTTCCTTAAATCTGAGCTCGTGACAGAGCACTTCTCTGAAGAGCACATGAACAAACAGTTCACTCACGCAGTGCCCGGGAAAAATCAGATGTTTGAGTTCAAATCATCCCCTCAGGAAACTCTTTTACTACAACTGCATCAGCATCCAGCTGCTCTTTGAAACGGGGGCTACAACAGGCTCCTCTTGGAAGTACGTGGTAAGTGGATTTTTGAGGTAGTTCAGCACCGCAAAAGCAACATTTCAAGACCCATCTCCAAGTCTTGTAGTACTGCAGCAGGGAAAGCCACGCCCAGGATACAGgaccatatatatgtatatatttatataaatgatgGTGGGATGTCTGGCTGTTATGAGAAGAACTCAGTGTTACATTGGAAACGCGAAGTTTAGAAACCCTAGTTAAGATAGTCCTCAACAGAGGAAGGCTCACTAAACTGCTGAACACAGACACACCTAGCCAGCATATGCAAAAAAAGTAATAAGCTTATTTAATACGTGCTGCAAGCATACAGTGTGGAAAAAAACGTAAAGTAAACACGAGCCATGAGGAGCAGGTCTGGAAGAGAAATCAATGGAACAGTTCACGTCCCTGCTAATCTCTGCTCCTAGAGCTACACACGTGGTATCCTTTCCCCTATAAAGGAGGCCCTGGAATGAGGAAAAAGAACTTCAGTGGGGTTCCCTTCTCCAATTCTGATCCTCCATCTAGATCACCTCTGTTCACCTCTGGTTTTCATCCAGAGGCCAGAAGGTTGAGAGGACGTTTGCACATTAAAATGCCTTCTGTAAACCCAGAAGTCTCTCTCACACCATCACAAGGTACTCAAAAAAATTAATCCAAGAAATACTAAACAATAAAGAAAGCTGGTTAAGTGGATTTCAAGGTTGCCTGGCAGCTCCACATAGAGGACAGAAACTCCAATTAATACGCCAAGTAAGAACGATGCTTCTCAGGGCAACAATGAAAAGGGACAGTTTTAAGGCTGCGTAACCACGTGGTGCAAGAAACATATATAAAAGCCGTATTTCATTATCTTCTGGTGTTTGCATCTTGGCACTCATACCTGCTGTTTGCAGACATACTAGTTTGACAAGATCTCAAGAAGGCAAAATGAACCTTCAGGCATTTTGAAAGGACTAAGCAAGCCCCAGGTGGGGCTAAGTGGTGTCAGTCGGTGAAGGTTAGAGCCACCACGGGGAAACACACGTGTTTGTCTACGGCATTTGTGTCATAGGATCTCCAAAAATGCTCCACTTGCAGGGCAAAAGCAGCTCTGTTTTGAGGGCTAGGGCACATGGTTGTTACAAACCCAGCCAACGAGAGCCTTGGAAAAGACTGGCTGAGTCAGTCGGAGTCCCCTTCAGGTTGTCTCCATCACACTGGTCTTTCTGCTTGGGAAACacaccctcttcttcctctctaagTGATCTCTCAAAAGCTCCACCACTCACCTTTGTCTGCTCTTTCCTGAGTTGCTTTAATAATGCTACGTCATCCTgggccttttccctctcttctctgaGAGTTTTCACTACACTGGAAGTCTGAGCGATGCAGTTTTTGATGATTCTCTCTCTGCTGGTGTGAGCATCCATCAACTaagtggggagagaaagaaagtcaCAACAACTCAGCAGAGAGTAAAAACCTCCGAGTTACAAGTTAAAAGAGAGACTTTCTAAAGTCAAGGTGTTGCTGTGCCTATAGAAATCCCTTTGACTCTATAATCTGCATGTTGAAAGCGACACTGCTTTGAGCAGCAGCTACCAACGTGATCCAAAGTCCAAGATACAAACGAGGAGGAGTCCTGCAAAGTAGCAGGAAAAGCGTGCTAGCACCCATTTCTAAAAGAAAGGAGTGGACTGGGCCGACACCATCCACTGAAGCCTGAAGCACACCTGGAAGGCTCGGTACTGCAGCACAAATAAGTTCCCTGCGTGGTTTTAAACCGAAGTAGCTGTTACACGCACGTGGTTTAGGTGCGTAGAGAAGTCGAGCATGTCAGTTAACAGATACATGAGGCACGATCTATCAAGACAGTGGTTTTCTTAGAAACTGAGGAGGCTTTACTGGCCACTGCACATAACAAAACCCCAGGAAGGGAGCTGGAAGTCAGAGGAGCACACACTCACAGACTGGTACAGCTCTTTACACGTCTGGCTGGCATCAATCTTCCCCACAAAGGAAGCTGTCGGGATCGTAGTGTTTAATTCGTGGACAATTCTGTCATCGATCGTCCTCATCACCCTGAGCAActcctgtataaaaaaaaaaaaaaaaattgcttatatCTCTGAGAAAAGcctactacaaaaaaaaaaaaaaaaaaaaaaccaaaaaaccaacgcAATTGCATGAGTCTTTTAATAGAAAACTATGTAGATTGCTTACAAACAGCAGAAAACCCCCCACCAAACAAACAATTTCCACGTGCAGGAGTACCTGCTGCAAACCAACTCGTTTCCTTAGCAGCCAAGGCCAGAGGTGGGGAGAGGACTAGTCAGTGCCGATTAACTACCACCCCCTGAagtcccccggccccgccgcagcagCCGGGCCCTGCTCGCCCCGGTTCCCTCAGGACACCCGCCCGCGCTACCGCCAGGCCGGGGGGCCGCTGTCCAGGGCCCCATCCCCACCCGGGAACGCTTCGAGGCGGGAAACCGGGCACGACCTGCAGCAGGACGGTAACTCCGACTGCAAAACCGCCTTTTTTTTGTGGGGCAAGATATTTGAGAAACAGGCCAGTTGCCTCCGCCGAGGTGGACCCTGCTCACGCCGCCGGAGACACGCGTGGTACTTCACACCATGAAGCCGCCCACGGAGGTTCCCACACCGCGGGCTCCCAGGAAGGAGCCCCGAGAGGGGGAtcccccgccccgctccctgcccgAGAGGGCCCCGCGCTTCCGCCGTGGGACGTGAGGGGAAGGCCGGGCCCTGCCCcctcctcgccgccgccgctgcaTCCCGACCATTGCGGGGAGGGGTGACCTCGCCACTCTCCCTCGGGGCCGCGCGGTGGCGGCAGGAGCGCGCCGGACGCTGGCAGGCGGCGGAAGCGAGCCCgacccccgccctccccgcccctccgccCCGGCCCCACGCGGGTTACCTGGAACTCGGCGAAGTCCTCGCAGCTCGCCGCTCCGCTGGGCGCCGCCATATTGGAAAAGCCGAGGCCCGCGGCGGCGGCCAATCCAGCGGCGAGGCGGGATgacgggcggggcggggggcggggccttGATGGAGCTGCGGGGCGGGCTCCGGCGGCCCCCTCAGAGGCGGGCCCGGGCCGCAGCGCGCCGGGGCCGGCCGAGGTGCGGGGTCCGCGAGTTCCACCGCTCCTCTCCAATCGCAGGCCCGGGGCGGAGCGCGGCGCCGGCCCAGCGGTGACATTGaggggcgccgggccgggccgaggccgCGCGTTCCGCCGGGGCGTGAGGCTGCGCCATGTGGGGCCGCGCCGGTGAGTGACTGCGCCGGGCCCGAGCCCCGGGAGGCTCCGGGACACGGGCTGCCCGCCGGTTCGCCCTCTCCCCAGTAAGGCGGTGGGCGAGGCGGCGTTGTCAACCCCGAGGCGGCCTagcggtttttttttttttaaaaaaaaagatttctgccttttttgcCTTCTCTGAGGACCTTGAAAAGGGTTTGGTTTCGTTGCGGTGGGGGGGTCGCCTATAAATGTAAATTTATCTTTTTCAGAGCTGGAATGCATTATGCCTAGAAAATAAAGGGCAACAGTTCCTCATAGGAGAGACCTTTTCAGCcagcataaagaagaaaaagaactcgCTTGATATTTCTAAAAGGGCCCTTTTACCTTACAAAGTTGTTTTTTGCTCCCTCGGAATTTTTTCATCATATTAATTGATCTGTTACAAGCTCGCTCTTGAGAGTATGTTTTCATATATACGGTGCCCTGTCCTTTTCTAATACACTAAACAGTAGGTATCTCCGTACGGCAAGATTCTGCTTTTTTGGCTTATTTCTTGACTCTGTCAAGTCTGTGACTTGCTTTTGGGATGTGGCAAGATTGGTAGAATAATGGTGTGCGGTCCTTGAAATAGCACTGTCCAAAGTATATCTGAAGCATGTAAATAGATAAGTTCCTTGAAATTGTCACAtgcattgtgtttttaaaattgcttGTAGGCTGTAATCGTGCATTCCTGTTTTTCTCAATAAGGTTAACGGGCAAGCTCAAGTCATAACTTATAGATAAGCTTTAATTTCTTTGGTAGGCTCTGTTACAACTAAATCTGTTGTTTCTTGATAATATTAGATTTGTAcctattgtttttctttcttcttgtgtttAAGAAGCCCCAAACACTTCCATTTAAAAGCTAGTATTCTCACTTTCCACTATTCTGTGTTAGATTTGGCTCTGTTGCAtcctctgctttctcttccagATAGGGCTGTTAAACTGCTGGGAAGAAATATTCCCTCAATTCTGAGGATGACTAAAGGAGTGGATCCGAAGATAAGCAGAAGGCTTTGTATTAAACCCCAGGAAGAAGGTCAACTTCAGCCAAGAAGTAAGAGTTTTTGATAATGATCATGCTATGTTTCATGCCACAAAATACTTAGATATGCAGGCTGCAATCATCTGAACAGGAATTTTCGGCTGATGTAGATGCTAATGTCCCTGATTTTGTGAGAGAGAATTCTCATCTTTATACTGAAAAACTCAGCATTAAATTTAGCAATAAAATCTTGGGTTTTAACAAAGCTAGGGGCCAGTATTTCTTCTTGTGACAataacacagcttttgctttgtaGTAGGTCACTGGTATCTTATCTGACATGCAGTCTTACATTGAGGCTCTTCAGCTGTGCTCTAGAACTGACTGTTCAACCCCAGAGTAAACTGTCGATGTCTAGGAATGTCGGATGAGCTAAAATAACGTCTGCAGTTTTTCATAGTACAACCAGCTGCAGCTGTTCACAAAATTGAATGTGCCCAGCAGAAGAGAGTCAGTCTGAATTGTTGGGTTGGTTCATGTTTGAAGGTGGAGTTGGTCAGGTAAAGCTCAGGCCATGAAACAGTGTTTCACTATATATGGGACAGTTAGGATGCTCTAATCAGGCTTACTGTGTAATAAGTTCCTGTCATGGCCTACCGATGCTAGATAAAAGGAGCATACAAATGTGAAGCATTTTGCATGCTTCTGTCTTAAAAACATCATGCAGCTGTACTGGGTAACAGCAAAGCTCCTCCTAACAGCGCGGTGTCTCCAGTAGTGGCCAGTAAAGGAGTTCCCTTACATTTCTGTGAAGACTAGTAGGAATGGTGACCTACTGCAAGTATCTAAGGAAGAGGGCAAACATAACATAGTGTTTCTCCCCTACACTGCTGTCCCAGCGGTGGCATCTTTGTGCTCAGTAGTCCTcactggatttttctttcataaatttgCCCAGTCTCTTGAGCCTGGATGTATTTTTAGCATCCACATTCTCCAAGAAGGAATTCCTCAGCTGAACCGTGCTGTGAGAAAACAAGTACAGTCTTGTCTTTGTTTTTGAACCTGATgcattctttttttcagtctgatgTTCCTTTATTCAGTACCCTTTCCAAAGCAGGACTTGTTCCTTATAACCCACGCTCCCAATATCACTTCTGATTCTGGTGTCCTCTGTTGTGCTGAGGGGAGCTTCAATTACTGCTTTTCCAGGCCAAAGGCTCTCAATCAGTGATACTGTTTCTTATATGGTGGCCATTCTATACCTGTGGCCATCCTTACCAATTTTCTCTGTGCCCGTTCTATTCCAACTATTTCCGAGATGAGGGATCAGTATTTCACGTGCTTTCCAAAATGCTGGAGTCACGGTTTTATCCAACAGCATAATAATGCTTTTGTGTTGGCCTGTGTTCCTAATCATTGCTAGTAATGCTGTTTCCCTTTCTGACTATTACTGAACATTTTGCCAAAATCTATGAAACCCTGAGGACTTACTCCTCAGCAGTAATGGTTAGGTTAGAGTCTGTCATTTGTACGTGAACTGGAATTGCTTCCTCTTTATATACGTGGGGTTTCACTGGCCATCTCATTAACTCAGGATTCTGAAGCCCTGTGGCTCTTTGCGCTTAGCCCTCTTCTTTGTTTTTGAATAACTTAGTGTTGTCAGCAAACTGTATATCCACCCCACTTCCTAGATAATTCATGAATTCACGAGACAGCACACATCCATACAGGTTACCTcccattgtttttaaaaaaaaaaaaaaaaaaaagctgtctatCTTTGCACTTTGTTTGCTAGATTTTCATGGTATGCTTTGTATGGAAACCTTCCCCTATTACATTCTCAATATTTTGTATATGGAGTTTGAAAGACTGAGCTGAAAACTGAGGGTCTGCTCTTTGCCTATGGTCATCTGTTTGTTTATACCCCCAGATAAGATAAAATCTTACACTGCCTGGAAAAGTTAACATTTTGTGATGTAATGGTGCAGCATATTGGCTTGTTTGTAGAAGTtccatttgatttttatttttttctaaactaattTAAATGTAATAGGAAAACTGTATCATAGCACCTTAGGAAGCTTAGATGCTGGAGCAGGTTATGCAGATTTATAGAGCTACAAATATACAGGTCTTGGGCAAGCTTTGGCTTTCCCTACCTGGCCTCAGTTTAATCAATATTTACAGGTTTGTTAATCTGACGGTGATATACTTTTTGTTCCCTAACCAACTCTAGCAATCACACTTAAAATTCTGCATTGCTCTTCCTAACTGGTTGCATTACACCTGTGGCAATTCAGCTTCTCTGACTGTtgtttttggtggttgtttgtttttgtttgtgcgttttgttggattttttttaggTCGGTCTCCTTTGAGGGTGCCTGGACACAAGCCTACAGACTGGGAGAAAAGGTTTTTGTTGTGGGCAGGCCATTTCAAAAAACCAGAAGATATACCAGAGACTGTCTCGTAAGTGCCAGTTTTGAAGCTGTAAAAGAGACATTGTCTACACAGGAATAAGTTACTTGAACGCAAGTCCAGAATAACTTTTCTTCAATGGAATTGGTTTTCACAGCTGAAAATTTTTAACGCTGCTGTGTTTGGTGTATCGTCTTGTAGATGAGATGACCTGAGCAATTCTCTTTTGCTGAGGTAATATATccctttggctttttttctgaagggaTGACTAGCATTTATAAGTTGTTTCATTAGAAAAACATCACAAACAAGTTTATACTCTTCTCTCCCAATCAGAAAAGCTTTTTGCAAATGTTAGTGCAAGCATTTTCTagcatttttctttatatgtCAGTCTCCCATTGTGTGAAACTTTCATGATGTAGGTATAAAATAACTgaaactcatttaaaaatatctattaatGAATGTCTAGAGGGCATGGGCCAACTTTCTTTACTCTTGGAATTTAAACTGACAGTGGAAATACACAGTCAAAATTTCCCTGTTGCTGGTGGAGTGCAAACGGCAGTGCTTTGCCCTGTgtgaaaagtagaaaataaaactggATGTTCTAGCTTGCCTGTCTAAGGTGAAGATCAAACTTAACAACAACAGGCAATTATTAGTTTAAAAAACATTCCTGGTGGTAGTATAGTtatcttttaaaacatgcttGTAATACTtttagatatatttatttatttaaattaaaaagatagAGTAAATCTTGTACTACTTGGGTAAAGAAACTATGTAGCTGCCTTCTAAAAGATACTCTTATTTGTTTGGATGTACTGTATGGGAATTGAAAATCCACCCGTGTATCTTGAGTTTCTTCTAAATGTATCTCAATGGATAAATATTGTAAAAACAAATTCTTCAATGTTGTATTGAATcgtttttcttaaaaatacatttgaaatacatAAAGGCATACATTATTAAAATCTATAGTCAGTTCATATATTTTTGCATATCAAACACTTGTTATGagtgtttttaagaaaacagcGGAGTGATTGAAGCCATTTCAATGGTTTATTGAAAGGACAAACCGACTTCTGATAAAAGCTGACCATTTTTGCAAGTGCATAGGGGATTCTTGTTTTTATTTAGGCAAATAGTTCACTCAAAGCTGAGAAGACAATTGAGAACTATAAAAGCACAAAAGCTCATTTTCCAGTTCTGAGCTGAATTAAGAGTGGGTTGTAAGGGCTTGTGATAGAACTCAATAATCTTGCAAGATGTGGTGATCAGAAGTAACTCATTTATTAAACAAACGTTAATCTTAGCCACTGAATTGATTTAAAATGCAAACCGTGTTCAGGTAACTACCTTTTCCTCTTGTGTATTCTAACACATCTAAGGTACTTCAAAAAATACCTAAAAGtttttaaatcttatttctgtgcatttcagCTTAATTGCAGTCTGCACCCAAGTTGTTCGTTGCAGATTATTAGCAAAAACAATTAACCTGGAAGCTAAATGTAGCTATTAGTTTCACGGTAGATGGATGTGTTCCCTATGATCAGAAATCTTGTACTCTGATCGATATTCTGAAACAGTGATCAAATCACTTGCCCTCCTCTTGAAAAACAGTAGCAAAACTCTCTTCAGTTCTTGGGTCCCATGCAATTTACCTTGTTGAACTATCATGGATCCTTCAGtatcttttcttcctccaagTATAAGGGTGAAAATGTCAGAAGATTCCATATTCACTCACATTTGTGTACAGTGATAATTTCCCAGTTCCATTAAATCCACTGCCCATGTTAGTTTTGAGGTTTAATTATGTAGTTTGATGCATTTATTCTTTCATCCCATAATGTTGATGCTTTTCTAGTCATTTGTAACTTTGTAATGTGCCAAGTTTAATCAGTGAGAAATGTTAAGACATCCTTGAGAAGGGAGTCAACTGCTCTAAATTCTGCAAGGGGAGTTAAATATATAGGGTTATTGTGGAAAGCACATCTAAAAGCATTATGCTTCATTGGCCCTTCTTGCATTGGTATCTCTAATATGAACTTTAACTGCAACTGAGATGTCATTTGGATACAATGATAATTTTCAGATGAcctaacatgattttttttgttttaactcaTCCCATGTACAGCTGGAATGCTTTAGTAACTGATAGTCTTCTTGTGGAAGACTTCTGGTTTTTAAAAGGTAACAGTAGACTAGGCAACAGGTTTCCCAAAGGAGTAGTATAGCTACTGGTGTGGCTAGATAAGccccctaaaataaaaaaaaaataaaaatttaaaggagTCCTCTGTCCAAAGCTGATGTTGGAAAGCTTACAACCCTCCATGCCTCCTGAGTTTCTTAGGAAAACAGATTACTTGAAGACTATTTACTCTAGCAGGAGGGAAGTGGTAACCACTGCTCTTTTACCAAGTCCTATTCAGAATTTCTGAGCAGTATTACCTTCAGCAGCCAGCGTGTAATCTGTAGCACTATCAAATCCTGTAGTAGAGGAAGCGTTCTTGCTGGAAAATAGACTGCATCATAAATGAAACTATTCTAAAGTTCAGGCAGAAAGAATTGCTAAGCTGTGATAATGCTTCCTTCCACCCAAGAAACTCCAACTGTTATGTATTTTATTCCTGCTGACAAATGGTTTTTACCATGCTTTGCCACTGAGGGAAAATGCATGTTTTACAATGTTAACTACACCACAGTTCTAATATGGATGGAGTGTTCCCTGGCTTTGCAGATATTGGAAGGTGGTAGTGAGCACAGAGGGAGCTGAC
Protein-coding regions in this window:
- the MIX23 gene encoding protein MIX23, whose product is MAAPSGAASCEDFAEFQELLRVMRTIDDRIVHELNTTIPTASFVGKIDASQTCKELYQSLMDAHTSRERIIKNCIAQTSSVVKTLREEREKAQDDVALLKQLRKEQTKLKLMQSELNVEEVVNDRSWKVFNERCRIHYKPPKSQ
- the FAM162A gene encoding protein FAM162A isoform X1 → MWGRADRAVKLLGRNIPSILRMTKGVDPKISRRLCIKPQEEGQLQPRSRSPLRVPGHKPTDWEKRFLLWAGHFKKPEDIPETVSIETIRAAKTTLRVKFSYVMIVLTIVGCIVMVIKGKQAVKRHESLTSMNLEKKAQWREEATRSTSAKP